The candidate division KSB1 bacterium genome has a window encoding:
- a CDS encoding diguanylate cyclase codes for MDDLSSQEGKKFRVLVVDDVPVNVQLLRTHLEAAGYEVLEAGDGLQALDVVRRESPDLVLLDVMMPNMNGFEVCEQIKSDPATQFIPVVMVTALNEATDRIRGIEAGADDFISKPFNKHELLARVRSLLRMKKLHDELEEKLRELEEARERLQELAVTDGLTGLYNYRYFRERLQSEVDRAERYQLDLSLVMIDLDYFKHYNDCNGHPAGDEVLRTLGELLRGNVRRPDVAARYGGEEFALILVETSGPNAVVVAEKLRRLVEEYPFPFRERQPGARLTISAGVAAYPEDGTTVETLIAAADAYLYQAKQRGRNCVVSRGAVPEQIG; via the coding sequence ATGGACGATCTGAGTAGCCAGGAAGGGAAGAAGTTCCGCGTCCTCGTGGTCGACGACGTGCCGGTGAACGTCCAGCTCCTGCGAACCCACCTGGAAGCGGCGGGTTACGAGGTCTTGGAGGCAGGCGACGGGTTGCAGGCTCTCGATGTGGTGCGGCGGGAAAGCCCGGACCTCGTCCTCCTGGACGTGATGATGCCCAATATGAACGGCTTCGAGGTCTGCGAGCAGATCAAGAGCGATCCAGCCACTCAGTTTATCCCCGTGGTAATGGTTACGGCCCTGAACGAGGCCACCGATCGGATTCGGGGTATTGAGGCCGGGGCAGACGACTTCATCTCCAAGCCGTTCAACAAACACGAGCTTCTGGCAAGGGTTCGCTCCCTCCTCCGGATGAAGAAACTCCACGACGAGCTCGAAGAGAAACTGCGGGAGCTGGAAGAGGCGCGGGAGCGCCTTCAAGAACTGGCCGTGACGGACGGCCTCACCGGCCTCTACAACTACCGCTACTTCCGGGAGCGTCTCCAGAGCGAGGTGGACCGGGCCGAACGCTATCAGCTCGACCTATCCCTCGTGATGATAGACCTCGATTACTTCAAGCATTACAACGATTGCAACGGGCATCCCGCCGGGGACGAAGTTCTGCGCACCCTTGGCGAGCTGTTGCGGGGCAACGTGCGCCGACCCGATGTGGCGGCCCGCTACGGGGGGGAGGAATTTGCCCTCATTCTGGTGGAGACCAGTGGCCCTAACGCGGTCGTCGTGGCGGAGAAACTGCGGCGCCTGGTGGAGGAATACCCGTTTCCCTTCCGGGAGCGCCAACCGGGTGCCCGACTCACCATCAGCGCCGGAGTCGCTGCCTATCCGGAGGACGGGACAACCGTCGAAACCCTGATCGCGGCAGCAGATGCGTACCTCTACCAGGCCAAGCAAAGGGGGAGGAACTGTGTGGTTTCGCGAGGGGCCGTACCGGAACAGATTGGTTGA
- a CDS encoding PAS domain S-box protein has translation MPENTQQRQISSPERVWPDSFPGPASEALAAERQAGRGLVLVVDDDPDVREILRKTLATAGYKVMQASDGQSALDQIVAASPEVIILDEMMPGMSGTELLHELQERGFLDEEGAVVIVLTARDEAVVDKARYLELGVAAVLHKPFGHREIRIIVDNLLTIRRMSQEVGRLHAWARSSERRYRALIESATDWVFTLDTAGLLVFVNASFERITGFGREEWIGRPLADLMIAPDRGTCRQAVRRCLRGEAQLFEARLGRVDGRVAYLSFHLSPLREGEEVIGVVGVARDTTDRRRLEDQVRELSDFTQTILHSLGSGLLTLDEERRITFANEMAGEILGWPSAELLGRSIDDVFASLGQQMVPGDLLRHGGSLASREVTYVRPDGKRIYIGYTITCRRQEGDRRVAGVLTFRDITDVKEMQAQVLRMDRLASLGVLASGIAHEIRNPLAGIKMMAQSLEEEIPPDDPKREHLRRIIGQVNRLDELIRQFFSYARPRKPVRHPHRLPEIIAEVRALLDKRLRTRGVEFREEYADPLPDVYVDFHQMQQVFMNLFLNALDAMPEGGLLIVRAEAVHTALHAVERRGRTRLRPVRGLFVRVEVEDTGKGIPEEILGSIFDPFFTTKSQGTGLGLSIVHRIMEEHGGEISVTSEVGKGTRFVLLIPTQELES, from the coding sequence ATGCCCGAGAATACTCAACAGCGGCAGATCTCGAGTCCCGAGAGGGTGTGGCCGGATAGCTTCCCCGGACCGGCGTCGGAGGCACTGGCGGCCGAGAGGCAGGCGGGTCGCGGGCTCGTCCTTGTGGTGGACGATGACCCGGATGTCCGGGAGATTCTCCGCAAGACCCTGGCCACGGCCGGCTATAAGGTGATGCAGGCGTCCGATGGCCAGAGCGCCCTGGACCAGATCGTTGCAGCCTCGCCCGAGGTGATCATCCTCGACGAAATGATGCCCGGGATGAGCGGTACCGAGCTCCTCCATGAGCTGCAAGAGCGCGGCTTTCTGGACGAGGAGGGGGCGGTGGTGATCGTCCTGACGGCGCGGGATGAAGCGGTGGTCGACAAAGCCCGGTACCTGGAATTGGGCGTTGCGGCGGTCCTCCACAAGCCGTTCGGCCATCGGGAGATTCGCATCATCGTGGACAATCTGCTCACGATCCGCCGCATGTCGCAGGAGGTGGGCCGGCTACACGCCTGGGCGAGGAGCTCCGAGCGACGCTACCGCGCGTTGATCGAGAGCGCGACCGACTGGGTATTTACCCTGGACACCGCGGGGCTGCTGGTTTTCGTCAATGCCTCTTTCGAGAGGATCACAGGGTTTGGGCGGGAGGAGTGGATCGGCAGGCCCCTGGCGGATCTGATGATCGCTCCGGATCGCGGGACGTGTCGGCAGGCCGTGCGGCGCTGCCTAAGAGGCGAGGCGCAATTGTTCGAGGCTCGCCTTGGACGCGTGGACGGTCGGGTTGCGTACCTTTCCTTCCACCTGAGTCCTTTGCGTGAGGGGGAGGAGGTGATCGGGGTTGTAGGGGTGGCGCGCGACACAACGGATCGGCGACGCCTCGAGGATCAGGTGCGGGAACTCAGCGACTTCACGCAGACCATCCTGCACAGCCTGGGCTCGGGCCTGTTGACCCTTGACGAAGAGCGCCGCATCACGTTTGCCAACGAGATGGCCGGGGAGATCCTGGGATGGCCGTCGGCGGAGTTGCTTGGTCGCTCGATCGACGATGTGTTCGCCTCGCTCGGTCAGCAGATGGTGCCCGGGGATCTGTTGCGCCACGGGGGATCCCTGGCCAGCCGAGAGGTCACGTACGTTCGCCCCGACGGGAAGCGCATCTACATCGGATACACGATCACCTGCCGCAGGCAGGAAGGGGATCGGCGGGTAGCAGGTGTGCTGACGTTTCGGGACATCACCGACGTCAAAGAGATGCAGGCCCAGGTGTTGCGAATGGATCGCCTGGCTTCCCTGGGCGTTCTCGCTTCCGGAATTGCCCACGAGATCCGCAACCCCCTGGCCGGCATCAAGATGATGGCGCAGTCCCTGGAGGAGGAAATCCCGCCGGACGATCCGAAAAGAGAACACCTCCGCCGCATCATCGGACAGGTGAATCGATTGGACGAGCTTATCCGGCAGTTTTTTTCCTACGCTCGTCCCCGCAAACCCGTCCGGCACCCCCACAGGCTGCCCGAGATTATCGCAGAGGTGCGCGCCCTCCTGGACAAACGGCTCCGCACCCGGGGCGTCGAGTTCCGTGAGGAATACGCCGACCCCCTTCCCGATGTCTACGTGGACTTCCACCAGATGCAGCAGGTTTTCATGAACCTCTTCTTGAACGCATTGGACGCGATGCCTGAGGGGGGCCTTCTCATAGTCCGGGCCGAGGCGGTCCATACGGCTCTCCACGCGGTCGAGAGGCGGGGAAGAACCCGTCTCCGGCCCGTACGAGGGCTCTTTGTGCGGGTCGAAGTAGAAGATACGGGTAAGGGGATCCCCGAGGAGATTCTCGGCAGCATTTTCGACCCGTTCTTCACCACCAAATCTCAAGGCACGGGACTCGGGCTTTCCATTGTCCATCGTATCATGGAGGAGCACGGGGGCGAGATCTCGGTGACCAGCGAGGTGGGCAAAGGGACGCGCTTCGTTCTGCTCATTCCGACTCAGGAGCTCGAGTCATGA
- a CDS encoding transglutaminase-like domain-containing protein, with the protein MRAYSTGNVLLALSLSLCLHARAGEPTVRYRIRMLGEDIGSASYQTKVIADSFVTRSSIAFRLKQAGQAVEVTLRGALASHKVSLLPLYYHLTVYAQQQEQATIEVAFRRDSAFAVIRAAGLGEKKIALGLEKGTFLLDNNFCLDHYQLLLWHFHQLHVDSARYPFLVPQILVQYPQTFHLRMAKAGQDTVSLPGGKAVTCHKLEAITDSGLRMSFWVRPEDGFLLRWAVPAQYAEALYDSSWTPSQPQGSLDLDRLYSHLIDRLYIRTYTDVGDWKRLEFLRIQAKFEILALGEPTEDTPWQDFEGQCKVVDKRACYDGVFAVRMVRNRHPGRWLRAEEQEAYAAWLQPEIQAPSDHPEIRALADSLRNGATHPLEAVQRVCAWIHSHIRYEITGSDALTCLRTRRGDCGPQSYLAVALLRALGIPARLAGGLLYVGGRFGQHNWVEAYLGEEPGWVPVDPTTGEVNTFSAAHLTLWRGWAGALNPDAQEAAIDVLEFRKVQERGEQ; encoded by the coding sequence ATGAGGGCTTACTCTACCGGCAACGTCCTCCTCGCCCTTTCCCTCTCCCTTTGTCTCCACGCACGGGCCGGGGAGCCGACGGTCCGCTACCGTATCCGCATGTTGGGCGAGGACATTGGGTCTGCTTCCTACCAAACGAAAGTGATCGCGGATTCCTTCGTCACCCGCTCGTCCATCGCCTTCCGGTTGAAGCAAGCGGGACAAGCGGTCGAGGTCACCCTGCGCGGGGCCCTGGCCAGCCACAAGGTCAGCTTGCTCCCTCTGTACTACCACCTCACCGTCTACGCCCAGCAGCAGGAACAGGCGACGATTGAGGTGGCTTTCCGACGGGACAGCGCTTTTGCCGTGATCCGCGCGGCAGGGCTCGGCGAAAAGAAAATCGCTCTCGGCCTGGAGAAAGGGACCTTCCTCCTGGACAACAACTTCTGCCTGGACCACTACCAGCTCCTCTTATGGCATTTTCATCAACTCCACGTTGACTCAGCCCGGTATCCCTTTCTTGTCCCCCAGATTCTGGTGCAATATCCGCAAACCTTCCATCTCCGAATGGCCAAAGCCGGTCAGGACACAGTTTCCCTGCCGGGCGGGAAGGCCGTCACCTGTCACAAGCTGGAAGCCATTACGGACTCCGGGTTGCGAATGAGCTTCTGGGTGCGTCCGGAAGACGGCTTCCTTCTCCGATGGGCGGTACCAGCCCAATATGCGGAGGCCCTTTACGATTCTTCCTGGACTCCATCGCAGCCCCAGGGAAGCCTCGACCTCGATCGCCTTTACAGTCACCTGATCGACCGCCTGTACATCCGAACCTACACGGACGTAGGGGATTGGAAGCGCCTGGAGTTTCTGAGGATTCAGGCGAAATTCGAAATCTTGGCGCTGGGAGAGCCAACCGAGGACACGCCCTGGCAGGACTTCGAGGGTCAGTGCAAGGTTGTGGATAAGCGCGCCTGCTACGACGGCGTCTTCGCCGTGCGAATGGTCCGAAACCGCCACCCCGGACGCTGGCTCCGTGCCGAAGAACAGGAGGCGTACGCGGCGTGGCTCCAGCCCGAAATCCAGGCTCCGAGCGACCACCCGGAGATCCGCGCCTTAGCCGATTCGCTTCGTAACGGAGCCACTCACCCGCTTGAGGCAGTCCAGCGCGTTTGCGCGTGGATCCACAGCCATATCCGGTATGAGATCACCGGAAGCGATGCGCTCACTTGCTTGCGCACTCGGCGAGGGGACTGCGGCCCTCAGTCCTACCTGGCCGTGGCGCTCCTGCGCGCCCTTGGTATCCCGGCACGCCTTGCCGGCGGCCTTCTCTACGTGGGGGGACGTTTCGGGCAGCACAACTGGGTGGAAGCCTATCTCGGGGAAGAACCTGGATGGGTACCCGTCGATCCTACCACAGGGGAGGTGAACACGTTTAGCGCTGCCCACCTGACCCTGTGGCGGGGTTGGGCTGGTGCACTCAACCCCGACGCCCAGGAAGCCGCGATCGACGTCCTCGAATTCCGCA
- a CDS encoding response regulator: MADKGYVLLVDDDANMALIAQRVFTRAGFRFASVETGQDAFEFLRRERPDLVMLDYMLPDMNGEEFLREYQKLGPDRPPVVMLTCRADKNDRIEEYFQLGLSAFLVKPFGNRELVAVAENLIQRARLERRERVQGAGPGGDQSLPREVVKDLILTVQSLEALAYSLLSGGDGELMERQRVTVGAIYNGCRRLEKALRELVERAEPHLQATTRTEDMEPRR, from the coding sequence ATGGCGGATAAGGGATATGTCCTCCTGGTGGACGACGATGCCAACATGGCGTTGATCGCCCAACGGGTTTTCACACGCGCCGGCTTCCGCTTCGCCAGCGTGGAGACGGGGCAGGACGCCTTCGAGTTCCTGCGCCGAGAGCGGCCGGATCTGGTGATGCTCGACTACATGCTGCCGGACATGAATGGGGAGGAGTTCCTGCGCGAGTACCAAAAACTGGGCCCCGACCGGCCGCCCGTAGTGATGCTCACCTGCCGGGCGGACAAGAACGATCGAATCGAGGAATACTTCCAGCTCGGCCTTTCGGCTTTCCTGGTGAAGCCCTTTGGGAATCGCGAGCTGGTGGCCGTGGCGGAGAACCTAATACAGCGCGCCCGCCTGGAGCGCCGTGAGCGCGTGCAAGGGGCTGGCCCCGGCGGAGACCAGTCCCTACCTCGCGAGGTCGTGAAGGACCTGATCCTCACCGTCCAGTCCCTCGAGGCCCTCGCCTACAGCCTCCTGAGCGGCGGGGACGGGGAGCTGATGGAGCGGCAAAGGGTTACCGTAGGGGCCATCTACAATGGCTGTCGACGCCTGGAGAAGGCCCTTCGCGAGCTCGTCGAGAGAGCGGAACCCCATCTGCAGGCCACAACGCGCACGGAGGACATGGAGCCCCGCAGATGA
- a CDS encoding cell wall metabolism sensor histidine kinase WalK, whose product MRHEVAGSSVFRRIFAWVLLGALVPLSLLALYASRRGNMAGWELWPFYLGATLTAAVIAFLVARSLVVPLKELERGAREIARGQFQHRIPVRSDDEFGKLARLFNYMTTELQRLNDLNISRIITERNKNEAMLRHLADGVIVTDLHGNIMAIGAELERRLGVRAEEVRGKPLAELWNNRRLLRLIQRVARAPKVRSLSTEIVDRCGQEWGLRTFECKAAPVLTAENEKIGVVTIVRDVTREREADRLKTELVSMVAHELRSPLTSIRGFSELLLHADADREQIQQYAAVIHEETVRLTELVNKFLDISRLESGRLEPRWEPVDLAEVVTTVLANHSTLAEAKEIQVHWEHRDNLPRIEGDKQMLTQVVLNLYSNAVKYSPPGRQIWLDVRRQGREMVLTVQDEGVGIPKKDLPHIFRKFYRGSNVSLAEDGSQGSGLGLALVARIVELHRGRILVRSSEGKGTIFRIYFPLERTGDGEEVAPSLSSSESSNGG is encoded by the coding sequence ATGAGGCACGAGGTGGCCGGATCCTCCGTCTTCCGGAGGATTTTCGCCTGGGTCCTGCTGGGCGCCCTTGTCCCGCTCAGTCTTCTGGCTCTCTACGCCAGCAGGCGGGGGAATATGGCGGGATGGGAGCTATGGCCATTCTATCTGGGAGCCACGCTTACCGCTGCCGTCATTGCTTTCCTTGTCGCCCGGAGCCTGGTGGTGCCGCTGAAGGAACTGGAACGCGGAGCCCGGGAGATCGCCCGCGGGCAGTTCCAGCACCGAATCCCCGTGCGTTCCGACGACGAGTTTGGCAAGCTGGCGCGCCTCTTCAACTACATGACCACCGAGCTGCAGCGTCTGAACGACCTGAACATCAGCCGAATCATCACGGAGAGAAACAAGAACGAGGCCATGCTGCGCCACCTGGCCGATGGGGTGATTGTTACGGATCTGCACGGAAACATCATGGCCATCGGTGCCGAGCTGGAGCGCCGGCTGGGGGTGCGCGCGGAGGAGGTTCGCGGCAAGCCGCTGGCCGAGCTGTGGAACAACCGCCGGTTGCTGCGGCTGATCCAGAGGGTGGCGCGAGCTCCCAAGGTGCGAAGTCTCTCCACGGAGATCGTCGATCGCTGTGGCCAGGAGTGGGGTCTACGGACGTTCGAGTGCAAGGCGGCCCCTGTCCTTACGGCTGAGAACGAGAAGATCGGAGTGGTGACGATTGTGCGCGATGTGACGCGCGAGCGCGAGGCCGATCGCCTCAAGACGGAGCTGGTGTCGATGGTGGCCCACGAGCTCCGCTCGCCCCTTACCTCCATCCGCGGGTTCTCGGAGCTGCTCCTCCATGCTGATGCGGACCGGGAACAGATCCAGCAGTACGCGGCTGTGATCCACGAAGAGACGGTGCGCCTGACCGAACTCGTGAACAAGTTCCTGGACATCTCCCGCCTGGAAAGCGGGCGGCTCGAGCCGCGCTGGGAGCCCGTCGACCTGGCCGAGGTGGTCACAACCGTCCTGGCCAATCACTCCACTCTCGCCGAGGCAAAGGAGATCCAGGTCCACTGGGAGCACCGGGACAATCTGCCGCGGATCGAGGGGGATAAGCAAATGCTCACGCAGGTCGTATTGAACCTGTACAGCAACGCCGTCAAATACAGCCCACCCGGTCGCCAGATCTGGCTGGATGTGCGGCGCCAGGGGCGGGAGATGGTCCTCACCGTGCAGGACGAAGGGGTGGGCATTCCCAAGAAGGACCTTCCCCACATCTTCCGTAAGTTTTACCGAGGCTCGAACGTAAGTTTGGCAGAAGATGGTTCACAGGGTTCAGGGCTGGGACTGGCGCTCGTGGCCCGGATCGTCGAGCTGCATCGCGGAAGAATCCTCGTCAGGAGCTCTGAGGGCAAGGGGACGATCTTCCGGATCTATTTCCCCCTCGAGAGAACGGGCGATGGGGAGGAGGTAGCTCCCTCCCTGAGCAGCTCGGAGAGCAGCAATGGCGGATAA
- the gcvPB gene encoding aminomethyl-transferring glycine dehydrogenase subunit GcvPB, whose protein sequence is MSGRQLEPLIFEISRPGKCGVKLPEVDVPHADVEDLLPADALRARPAGLPEVSEPEVVRHFVRLSALNYHLDKGLYPLGSCTMKYNPKINEAMARLPGFAHLHPFQPSQTVQGALQLMAELGAYLCEIAGMAGVTLQPAAGAQGELTGLMMIRAYHERQGKPRRFVLIPDSAHGTNPASVTISGYEAIQIRSNENGRVDLEDLRAKANEETAALMLTNPNTLGIFEVDADAIRQILDSVGALFYMDGANLNALLGIVRPGDLGVDVVHFNLHKTFSTPHGGGGPGAGPVGVSERLLPFLPKPVVRKDGDGYRFDWERPDSIGRVLAFWGHFLVMVRAYTYIRMLGPEGLRAVSEAAVLNANYLLARLRQVYDLPYAERPMHEFVLSGDRQKTKGVRTLDIAKRLLDLGLHAPTVYFPLIVHEALMIEPTETESKSSLDAFAEAMLQIAREAEESPELLRSAPTTTPVGRLDEAKASRELNVRYVRA, encoded by the coding sequence ATGTCGGGTCGGCAGCTGGAACCTTTGATTTTCGAGATTTCGCGACCGGGCAAGTGCGGTGTGAAGCTTCCAGAGGTGGATGTCCCCCACGCCGACGTTGAGGATCTACTCCCCGCCGATGCCCTCCGCGCCCGTCCCGCTGGGCTGCCGGAGGTAAGCGAGCCTGAAGTCGTCCGCCATTTTGTCCGCCTCTCTGCGCTCAACTACCACTTGGACAAGGGGCTTTATCCCCTGGGCTCCTGTACGATGAAATACAATCCTAAGATCAACGAGGCCATGGCTCGACTTCCGGGCTTTGCGCATCTGCACCCCTTCCAGCCGTCGCAGACGGTCCAGGGCGCCCTGCAGCTTATGGCCGAACTGGGCGCGTATCTCTGCGAGATCGCGGGAATGGCAGGTGTTACCCTCCAGCCGGCAGCGGGAGCGCAGGGAGAGCTTACCGGCCTGATGATGATCCGGGCCTACCACGAGCGTCAGGGCAAGCCGCGGCGGTTCGTACTCATTCCGGATTCCGCCCACGGGACCAACCCGGCCAGCGTGACCATTTCGGGATACGAAGCCATTCAGATACGATCCAACGAGAACGGGCGGGTGGATCTGGAGGATCTGCGCGCGAAGGCGAACGAGGAGACAGCGGCGTTGATGCTCACGAATCCTAACACGCTTGGGATTTTTGAGGTGGACGCGGACGCCATTCGCCAGATCCTCGACTCCGTGGGCGCCTTGTTTTACATGGACGGCGCCAACCTGAACGCTCTTCTGGGCATCGTGCGACCCGGGGATCTTGGGGTCGATGTGGTGCACTTCAATCTCCACAAGACCTTCTCCACTCCCCACGGGGGTGGGGGACCGGGAGCCGGGCCTGTGGGCGTGTCGGAGCGGTTGCTTCCTTTCCTACCGAAGCCTGTGGTACGGAAAGATGGCGATGGCTACCGCTTCGATTGGGAGCGACCCGATTCCATCGGCCGTGTCCTGGCCTTCTGGGGGCACTTCCTGGTCATGGTACGGGCTTACACGTACATCCGGATGCTGGGACCGGAAGGCCTTCGGGCAGTCAGCGAGGCCGCCGTCTTGAACGCGAACTATCTGCTGGCCCGCCTGCGGCAAGTCTACGACCTCCCCTACGCGGAACGACCCATGCACGAGTTTGTGCTGTCCGGCGACCGGCAGAAGACAAAAGGCGTACGTACCCTGGACATTGCTAAGCGTCTTCTGGACCTTGGCCTACACGCGCCGACCGTTTACTTCCCCCTCATTGTGCACGAGGCCCTGATGATCGAGCCGACCGAGACGGAGTCCAAGTCCTCGCTGGATGCCTTCGCCGAGGCGATGCTCCAGATCGCCAGGGAGGCAGAGGAATCCCCCGAGCTTCTCAGGTCGGCGCCGACAACGACCCCTGTCGGCCGCTTAGACGAAGCGAAGGCCTCGCGCGAGCTCAACGTACGCTACGTGCGCGCTTAG
- a CDS encoding ATP-binding protein, producing MRWLRILVVDPAPEQARRTREILERNFPGARVDFCQETQEALRRAKERSFHLILADHNPPQVDVLPLLSQLREGKSPPSLIAVFRESLSDGVSQARELGASECLVRGPEFDVVLPHVVRRVLEVASLEKQLEDWQHRYGELLQHVSDAVFFLDLKGRLIAWNRPGQELLGLSPEDLEGRSYGDFLSEASRQALLGRIRAARRRRFRLERFEAELLRPGGGSVPVEINAWPILRKGRVAGYQAYVKEIGEKKAALERERELRRQLQATVEALERKTIELEESQRLQSQFISNVSHEFRTPLNGIMGYAELLRDGFYGDVTQEQREVLRNIISCGQHLLELVNEILDLAKIQSHQLKLLLEPCTPRDVIEPVAGTIRPLVQEKGLELRIGPCEERPLILCDLQRVYQVLLNLAGNAVKFTERGYVELGAIPRDHYVEFYVKDTGSGIPKDKQEVIFRQFVQLDGSISRRQGGLGIGLSLSKQLVELHGGEIGVESQEGVGSRFYFTIPVYGEDLPGSVDGAGALLQVSDR from the coding sequence ATGAGGTGGCTTCGGATCCTTGTGGTCGATCCCGCTCCCGAGCAAGCCCGGCGGACGAGGGAGATCCTTGAGCGCAACTTTCCAGGCGCCCGCGTCGACTTCTGCCAAGAGACCCAGGAGGCCCTGAGACGCGCTAAAGAGCGCAGTTTTCACCTCATCCTCGCAGACCACAACCCACCCCAGGTCGACGTCCTTCCCCTGTTGAGCCAATTGCGCGAAGGGAAGAGTCCCCCGTCGCTGATCGCCGTCTTCCGAGAGAGTCTGTCCGATGGGGTCTCCCAAGCCAGGGAGCTTGGCGCTTCGGAGTGCCTGGTGCGGGGCCCGGAGTTCGACGTGGTGTTGCCTCATGTGGTCCGACGCGTGCTGGAAGTCGCTTCCCTCGAAAAGCAGCTGGAAGATTGGCAGCATCGGTATGGGGAGCTCCTCCAGCACGTGAGCGACGCCGTGTTTTTCCTGGATCTCAAGGGGAGGCTGATCGCGTGGAACCGGCCCGGCCAGGAGCTCTTGGGGCTAAGCCCTGAGGATCTTGAGGGCCGCTCGTACGGAGATTTCCTTTCCGAGGCCAGCCGACAAGCCTTGCTTGGCCGGATCCGCGCGGCGCGGCGGCGGAGGTTTCGCCTGGAGCGCTTCGAAGCCGAGCTCCTGCGTCCCGGTGGGGGCTCGGTGCCGGTGGAGATCAACGCCTGGCCCATTCTGCGCAAGGGCCGGGTTGCAGGCTATCAGGCCTACGTCAAGGAAATTGGCGAGAAGAAGGCGGCGCTGGAGAGGGAGCGTGAACTCCGCCGCCAGCTGCAGGCCACCGTCGAAGCTCTGGAGCGCAAGACGATCGAGCTGGAAGAAAGCCAGCGCCTGCAATCCCAGTTCATCAGCAACGTGAGCCACGAGTTCCGCACCCCCCTCAATGGGATAATGGGCTACGCCGAGCTCCTGCGCGACGGTTTCTACGGGGACGTCACCCAAGAGCAGCGTGAGGTGCTGCGGAACATCATTTCCTGCGGCCAACACCTGCTGGAGCTCGTGAACGAGATTCTGGATCTGGCCAAGATTCAATCGCACCAGCTGAAGCTTCTCCTGGAACCTTGCACTCCCCGGGATGTCATCGAGCCGGTGGCCGGAACGATTCGGCCTCTGGTGCAGGAAAAGGGGCTTGAGCTGCGCATCGGTCCGTGCGAGGAGCGCCCGCTCATCCTCTGCGACCTGCAGCGCGTGTACCAGGTTCTCCTGAACCTTGCGGGTAACGCCGTGAAGTTCACCGAGCGCGGCTATGTGGAGTTGGGAGCCATCCCTCGCGACCATTACGTCGAGTTCTACGTGAAGGATACGGGAAGCGGTATTCCGAAGGACAAGCAGGAGGTCATCTTCCGCCAGTTCGTGCAGCTTGACGGCTCAATTTCGCGCAGGCAGGGTGGGCTGGGGATCGGATTGAGCCTTTCCAAGCAGCTCGTCGAGCTTCACGGTGGGGAGATCGGCGTCGAGAGCCAAGAAGGTGTGGGTAGCCGCTTCTACTTTACGATTCCGGTCTACGGCGAAGATCTGCCAGGGTCGGTGGACGGGGCGGGCGCCCTGCTTCAAGTCTCCGATCGGTAG